The following proteins are encoded in a genomic region of Salminus brasiliensis chromosome 17, fSalBra1.hap2, whole genome shotgun sequence:
- the gjd6 gene encoding gap junction protein delta 6 has translation MTEWTLLKRLLDAVHQHSTMIGRLWLTVMVIFRLLVVAVAAEDVYADEQDMFVCDTLQPGCPNVCYDAFAPISQPRFWVFHIIAVSTPSLCFIIYTWHNLAKRVTCSQAKQACGLSCDSDSCSITSHRHLGHSLVNVLEGIGARSGQKSAPKNACVSLTCSVDRGAPDGSSSGVLSKIYVFHVCFRAMLEVGFLVTQWLLFGFRVPAHFVCAVPPCSQRVDCYVSRPTEKTIFLIFMFSVGAFCIFLNFLELNHLGWKKIKKSMRMKDGYGATNHDGQSVASLTFREVTSTTSLPTLDLVLDHRPDWTCAGNCSPVKDGREDKPVHKPVQPPKGKVQSHRGKVSKPRGAEVWI, from the exons ATGACCGAGTGGACTCTGCTGAAGCGGCTGCTGGACGCCGTACACCAGCACTCCACCATGATCGGCCGCCTCTGGCTGACCGTGATGGTCATTTTCCGGCTGCTGGTGGTCGCCGTGGCGGCGGAGGACGTGTATGCGGACGAGCAGGACATGTTTGTGTGCGACACGCTGCAGCCTGGATGTCCCAACGTGTGTTACGACGCCTTCGCGCCCATTTCTCAGCCTCGGTTCTGGGTCTTCCACATCATCGCTGTGTCCACGCCTTCGCTCTGCTTCATCATCTACACCTGGCACAACCTGGCCAAGAGGG TGACCTGCTCCCAGGCCAAGCAAGCTTGCGGCCTGAGCTGTGACTCCGACAGCTGTTCCATCACATCCCACAGGCACCTGGGCCACAGCCTGGTCAATGTTCTGGAGGGCATCGGAGCCCGCTCTGGCCAGAAGAGCGCCCCGAAAAACGCCTGCGTGTCTCTGACATGCTCCGTAGATCGCGGAGCTCCAGACGGAAGCTCTTCCGGAGTCCTGTCCAAAATCTATGTTTTCCACGTGTGTTTCCGGGCCATGCTGGAGGTGGGCTTCCTCGTGACCCAGTGGCTTCTCTTCGGTTTCCGCGTCCCAGCTCATTTTGTTTGCGCCGTCCCACCGTGCTCACAAAGAGTGGACTGCTACGTCTCACGGCCGACGGAGAAGACCATCTTCCTCATCTTCATGTTCTCTGTGGGGGCCTTCTGCATCTTCCTGAACTTCCTGGAGCTCAACCACCTCGGCTGGAAGAAGATCAAGAAGTCCATGAGGATGAAGGACGGGTACGGAGCCACGAACCACGACGGACAGTCCGTGGCCTCTCTGACCTTCAGAGAAGTAACCAGCACCACTTCTCTGCCCACGCTGGACCTGGTGCTGGATCACAGGCCTGACTGGACGTGTGCTGGAAACTGTTCTCCAGTCAAAGACGGGAGGGAAGACAAACCAGTGCACAAACCAGTACAGCCACCCAAAGGGAAAGTACAGTCCCATAGAGGAAAAGTGTCCAAACCGAGAGGTGCTGAGGTGTGGATATGA